TGTACTGAATGAAGTTCTCCAACTGCTCTTGCTGCCTCTGCTCCAGCATCTACAGCTGCCTTAACTGCACCTACATCTCCTCTTACCATTACTGTTACAAGACCGAATCCAATCTTTTCATAACCAACTAATGTTACATTTGCTGCCTTAACCATAGCATCTGCTGCCTCAACACTACCTACTAATCCCTTAGTTTCAACTAATCCTAAAGCTTGACTCATTATTATTCCTCCTTAAATTTAAAATAAATTCACAAATCATACCCTTCCATTGAAATATATCAAAATCAGAGATTTTG
The DNA window shown above is from Tissierella sp. Yu-01 and carries:
- a CDS encoding BMC domain-containing protein — translated: MMSQALGLVETKGLVGSVEAADAMVKAANVTLVGYEKIGFGLVTVMVRGDVGAVKAAVDAGAEAARAVGELHSVHVIPRPHAEVERVILSQYE